In Diabrotica undecimpunctata isolate CICGRU chromosome 4, icDiaUnde3, whole genome shotgun sequence, a single genomic region encodes these proteins:
- the LOC140438426 gene encoding uncharacterized protein produces the protein MKLLIIFVAIFVCGIQLSEAKLCCPKPKQELIITDANIAAFIGGLKTLVEAHNKPKHFYQQIVEQARTVADKITVTHTGTRSLFQDFKNLLKTLYNGIHPVIELVLPPNKDVFDVAAEAAQKVVRLFVHNNEPLLDLLDKIILALSSVGRVTIVSLLDILIGPL, from the exons ATGAAACTTTTAATTATCTTTGTAGCGATCTTCGTTTGCGGTATTCAACTCAGCGAAGCTAAACTTTGCTGTCCTAAACCAAAACAAGAGCTTATCATTACTGA CGCCAATATTGCAGCTTTTATAGGAGGCCTAAAAACTTTGGTGGAAGCACACAATAAACCAAAACATTTCTATCAACAGATCGTCGAACA agcTCGCACTGTAGCAGATAAGATTACAGTAACACATACTGGAACACGAAGCTTATTCCAAGATTTTAAAAACTTGTTAAAAACTCTCTACAATGGAATACATCCCGTAATTGAACTGGTATTGCCTCCTAATAAGGACGTCTTCGAT GTAGCCGCCGAAGCTGCACAAAAAGTTGTACGACTATTTGTCCACAACAACGAACCACTGCTGGATCTCTTGGATAAGATCATACTTGCTTTATCATCTGTTGGAAGAGTTACAATTGTTAGTCTTTTAGATATTCTCATAGGACCTCTATAA